In Pseudomonas flavescens, the sequence CCTGGGCGACTTCAAGGAAGCGGGCGCTTGCGGCACCGCTGCCGTGATCACCCCGATCGGCGGTATCGAGTACCAGGGCAAGCTGCACGTGTTCCACAGCGAGACCGAGGTCGGTCCGACCATCAGCCGCCTGTACAGCGAGCTGACCGGCGTGCAGTCCGGTGATGTCGAAGCACCGCAAGGCTGGATCGTCAAAGTCTGATGCGACGCGCTGGCGGGCCTTGACGGCTCGCCAGCACAGACTGACTGCCGGAAACGAAAAAAGCCCGGATCTTTTCAAGAGATCCGGGCTTTTTTCTGCGCCTTCACTTGGAAGGCTTGAGATGGTGGGTCGTGTAGGATTCGAACCTACGACCAATTGGTTAAAAGCCAACTGCTCTACCAACTGAGCTAACGACCCGTGGTGCGAGCGGCATGATACTGATTTAATTCAGGAATTCAACACCCACCGGAAAATAATTTACTGGTAACGGGTGGGATCGGGCACACCGGCGGCGGCGAAGCCGGCCGAGCGCAAACGGCAGCTGTCGCATTTCCCACAGGCACGGCCGTCATCGTCGGCCAGATAGCAGGAAACGGTCAGACCGTAATCCACCCCCAGACGCGAACCCTCCTGGACGATTTCAGCCTTGCTCATCATCTGCAACGGCGCCTGGATACGGATGCCCTGCCCTTCCACGCCCATCCGGGTCGCCAGGTTGGCCACCCGCTCGAAGGCCTCGACGAACTCAGGCCGGCAATCGGGATAACCGGAGTAGTCCACCGCATTGACGCCGATGAAGATGTCCTGGGCTTCCAGCACCTCGGCCCAGCCCAGTGCCAGGGCCAGAAAAACGGTATTGCGTGCAGGCACATAGGTGACCGGAATACCCGTGGTCGGGCTCTGCGGTACATCGATGCTCGAGTCGGTCAACGCCGAGCCGCCGATACCACCGAGGTTCATGCCGATCACCTTGTGTTCGACTACACCCAACTGCCGGGCGACCCGCTCGGCTGCCTGGAGCTCGGAACGGTGCCGCTGACCGTAGTCGAAGCTCATGCTGTAGCAGCTGTAGCCCTGCTCCCT encodes:
- the queC gene encoding 7-cyano-7-deazaguanine synthase QueC, which produces MSEKKAVILLSGGLDSATVVAMAREQGYSCYSMSFDYGQRHRSELQAAERVARQLGVVEHKVIGMNLGGIGGSALTDSSIDVPQSPTTGIPVTYVPARNTVFLALALGWAEVLEAQDIFIGVNAVDYSGYPDCRPEFVEAFERVANLATRMGVEGQGIRIQAPLQMMSKAEIVQEGSRLGVDYGLTVSCYLADDDGRACGKCDSCRLRSAGFAAAGVPDPTRYQ